A single region of the Thermococcus paralvinellae genome encodes:
- a CDS encoding radical SAM protein has product MIKIKFSYSYFEDLGESVRLVWRNTLYADFEKKLLARVIKKKYRVKPEITAQDGYLLINVDNPDVEKFITFFIQNNLGEFLRNRYTRRKVIYIHEGMSVPLLGYNAFGLIDRGTNLIQVRGSSGCNLSCVFCSVDEGPYSRTRKLDYVVDIDYLMKWFDEVARFKGKGLEAHLDGQGEPLLYPFIVELVQALKEHPNVDVVSMQSNGMLLNDKLIEELAEAGLDRVNLSVHSLDPEKAKMLMGMKDYDLNHVLEMAEALVNAGIDVLLAPVIIFGVNDNEAEAFIEFARRIGAGKRWPALGFQNYMPYKFGRNPAIAKLVPFKRFYEWLRELEKKTGMKPLVLRPEHFGMHKRKFIPLAFKTGEIVKAEIVLPGRIEGEMLGVARNRLIEIINTNAKVGDKVKVKIVRTRHGIYVATPV; this is encoded by the coding sequence ATGATCAAAATTAAGTTTTCCTATTCATACTTTGAAGATTTAGGTGAGAGCGTTAGATTAGTCTGGAGAAACACTCTCTATGCAGATTTTGAAAAAAAGCTCCTTGCAAGGGTTATAAAAAAGAAATACCGAGTTAAACCAGAAATTACGGCTCAAGATGGATATCTTCTCATTAACGTTGACAACCCAGATGTTGAGAAGTTCATCACATTTTTCATTCAGAATAATCTTGGAGAGTTTTTGAGAAACAGATACACAAGAAGGAAAGTGATTTATATTCATGAAGGCATGAGTGTTCCCTTATTGGGGTACAACGCCTTTGGTCTGATTGATAGAGGCACAAACCTAATTCAAGTAAGGGGCTCAAGTGGATGCAATCTTTCATGCGTTTTCTGCTCAGTTGATGAAGGGCCGTATTCGAGAACTAGAAAGCTTGACTATGTTGTTGATATAGACTATTTAATGAAATGGTTTGATGAAGTTGCAAGATTTAAAGGCAAAGGGCTTGAGGCACACTTGGATGGGCAAGGTGAACCATTGCTTTATCCATTCATAGTAGAGCTTGTGCAGGCACTGAAGGAACACCCGAATGTTGATGTTGTATCAATGCAGAGCAATGGTATGCTTTTGAATGACAAGCTAATTGAAGAACTCGCTGAGGCTGGGCTTGACAGAGTTAACTTATCAGTTCATTCACTCGACCCTGAAAAAGCAAAGATGCTCATGGGCATGAAAGATTATGACCTAAACCATGTTCTAGAGATGGCAGAAGCTTTGGTAAATGCTGGGATTGACGTCCTTCTTGCTCCAGTAATTATCTTTGGAGTGAATGACAATGAGGCTGAAGCATTCATAGAGTTTGCAAGGAGGATTGGTGCTGGAAAAAGGTGGCCAGCATTGGGCTTCCAGAACTACATGCCATATAAGTTTGGTAGAAACCCGGCTATAGCTAAACTTGTGCCGTTTAAGCGTTTTTATGAATGGCTGAGAGAGCTTGAGAAAAAGACAGGGATGAAGCCCCTCGTCTTAAGACCAGAGCACTTTGGGATGCATAAGAGAAAATTTATCCCATTAGCCTTTAAGACTGGAGAGATAGTGAAAGCCGAGATTGTTTTGCCTGGAAGAATTGAAGGTGAGATGCTCGGAGTTGCGAGGAACAGGCTGATTGAGATAATCAACACCAATGCCAAGGTTGGAGATAAAGTAAAAGTAAAAATTGTGAGGACGAGGCATGGAATTTATGTGGCAACTCCAGTTTAA
- a CDS encoding monovalent cation/H+ antiporter complex subunit F, with amino-acid sequence MIGINIYLAVIAIATLLSMYRVFRGPTTVDRLVAVDIMTTITTGLMVLFALYYKRAIFLDVALVYAVLAFLGVIAFARYLEGGI; translated from the coding sequence ATGATAGGGATTAACATCTATCTTGCGGTTATAGCAATAGCAACACTCCTCAGCATGTACAGAGTTTTTAGAGGGCCGACAACAGTTGACAGACTGGTTGCCGTTGATATCATGACTACAATAACTACCGGGCTAATGGTTCTGTTTGCACTTTACTATAAGAGAGCGATATTCCTTGATGTTGCACTGGTATATGCAGTTCTAGCCTTCTTGGGTGTTATAGCATTCGCAAGATACTTGGAGGGAGGAATATGA
- a CDS encoding Na+/H+ antiporter subunit E, translating into MEKASKISRYLYTVIVLFVIWLFLTSSLDPQELTIGLLFSIIIGALTYEVFTERGLANLHPRRIAYAIAYIPYFLWAMIMANLDVAYRVLHPKRPINPGIVECKTVLKNNAGKLALANSITLTPGTITLDVKGDRYFIHWIDVKDASVEGASDNITRPFEKFLKVIFE; encoded by the coding sequence ATGGAGAAGGCAAGCAAGATAAGCCGTTACCTATATACCGTGATTGTGCTTTTTGTGATTTGGCTTTTCCTAACCAGCAGCTTAGATCCGCAAGAGCTTACAATTGGACTGCTATTCTCTATCATCATTGGTGCATTGACTTATGAAGTGTTTACAGAAAGGGGCTTAGCAAATCTTCACCCAAGAAGAATTGCCTATGCAATAGCATACATACCATACTTCCTATGGGCCATGATTATGGCAAATTTGGATGTTGCATATAGGGTCTTACATCCAAAGAGGCCAATAAATCCAGGAATTGTTGAGTGCAAAACTGTTCTGAAGAACAATGCAGGAAAGTTAGCTTTGGCGAACTCAATTACCCTAACACCAGGTACAATAACCCTTGACGTTAAAGGGGACCGCTATTTTATCCACTGGATCGACGTTAAGGATGCAAGTGTTGAAGGTGCCTCAGATAACATAACAAGACCTTTTGAAAAATTCCTGAAGGTGATTTTCGAATGA
- a CDS encoding DUF354 domain-containing protein — MKIWIDIVNSPHAHFFKGIIRELEKRGHEILVTTREFDGLTDILDMLGIEYYVVGKHGGSTLEGKLIASAERQYKLAKLIIEEKPDLCVYKNSPEAPRVAYGLRIPTIGFVDNDTSIPVNKLMLPFTNRVIYPKAIDAYDLIKCGADANSLRPINGFPELAHLYGFKPNTEPLNELGLEKYDYIVMRTEPIKANYFNGDAEKSILEDIIPLLPDIPIVLFPRTEEQAKRFERFENVIIPKHVTDSLSLLYYAKLMIGAGGTMNREALALGTPTISTYPGKLLAVTKWLISLGIKYHSTNPIEVASKAWEMIRKNGAYRNYIRSVVSALDNPIDVMLEEIETYEEFGTFISPEKSKIKTH; from the coding sequence ATGAAAATATGGATTGACATTGTAAATTCACCTCATGCTCACTTTTTCAAGGGTATAATCAGAGAGCTTGAAAAAAGAGGTCATGAAATTTTAGTTACAACGAGAGAGTTTGATGGATTAACTGATATTCTTGACATGCTTGGAATTGAATATTATGTCGTTGGCAAGCATGGAGGATCAACCTTAGAAGGCAAGCTTATTGCAAGTGCTGAGAGGCAGTATAAACTTGCGAAGCTGATAATCGAAGAAAAACCTGACCTATGCGTATATAAAAATTCCCCCGAAGCTCCAAGAGTAGCTTATGGACTAAGAATCCCAACAATTGGATTTGTTGATAACGACACTTCAATTCCGGTTAACAAACTCATGCTGCCATTCACAAACAGAGTTATTTACCCAAAAGCCATTGATGCTTACGACCTAATTAAATGTGGAGCAGATGCCAACTCTTTGAGACCAATTAATGGATTTCCAGAGCTAGCTCACTTATATGGATTTAAACCAAATACAGAACCTTTAAACGAACTTGGACTTGAAAAATATGATTATATCGTTATGAGAACCGAGCCAATAAAAGCAAACTACTTCAACGGAGATGCAGAAAAAAGCATCCTCGAGGACATAATTCCTCTACTCCCTGATATTCCAATAGTCCTATTCCCAAGAACAGAAGAGCAAGCAAAGAGGTTTGAGCGTTTCGAGAATGTTATAATTCCAAAACATGTAACAGACAGCCTAAGTCTCCTTTACTACGCAAAGCTCATGATCGGGGCTGGAGGAACTATGAACAGAGAAGCATTAGCATTAGGCACTCCAACGATTTCAACGTATCCAGGAAAGCTTCTGGCAGTTACAAAGTGGCTCATAAGTCTAGGAATTAAATACCACTCAACTAATCCAATTGAAGTTGCAAGTAAAGCGTGGGAGATGATCAGAAAGAACGGTGCGTATCGGAATTACATTCGCAGTGTTGTTTCCGCTCTTGATAATCCAATTGACGTAATGCTTGAAGAAATAGAAACCTACGAGGAATTCGGAACTTTCATTTCGCCAGAGAAATCAAAGATAAAAACTCATTAG
- a CDS encoding proton-conducting transporter transmembrane domain-containing protein produces the protein MNPQYASLLIALPLFSAFLVPLIKRAGRKVILPYLTLVTLIQTGIAAWAFKEVYTTGQPIIVLAGGFQPPVGINLYIGHFAALFVLIIAIVSFFMAVFSMKAINVEPIDKYAMLFLLLMLGATGMIATGDIFNLFVFMEITAISAYALTGYNKTGEASEAAMKYIILGGIGSSFFLVGVALLYGSLGTLNLAQIAMLASKMNPTVAQAALALLVFGLAVEAELFPLNAWAPDAYQASPHSVTVMFSAFVVKAGLYAMVRIVYLFKDTPAFMGILNLILILGTLTVIIGELSALRQTNVKRMLAYSSIAQIGLIAVGFGVSTPQAVDAAVFHMVNHAIVKALMFLAVGYVAVTFGSPHIENFKGLGKRMPLTAFAITVGAISVIGIPLFNIFWSKFRLLLAALQVGKTGIVALILGASLVEAVYYFRLIHTIWFEGGGEKIEENLVLSIIMLLLVALIIIIGIYPETIWNIIQKAATDLYNVANYVKNVPLLGVSP, from the coding sequence ATGAATCCCCAATATGCTTCACTCCTCATAGCTCTACCTTTATTCAGCGCATTCCTCGTTCCGCTCATCAAGAGAGCCGGTAGAAAGGTTATCTTACCTTATCTGACCTTAGTAACCCTAATTCAGACTGGTATAGCGGCTTGGGCTTTCAAGGAAGTCTACACAACTGGACAGCCGATAATAGTCCTTGCTGGTGGATTTCAGCCACCAGTTGGAATAAACCTCTACATTGGACACTTTGCAGCACTGTTTGTGCTGATCATCGCAATAGTAAGCTTTTTCATGGCAGTGTTCAGCATGAAGGCAATTAACGTTGAGCCAATTGACAAATACGCAATGCTGTTCCTCCTCTTAATGCTTGGTGCCACCGGAATGATTGCAACGGGGGATATATTCAACCTCTTTGTCTTCATGGAAATCACAGCAATCAGCGCCTACGCTTTGACAGGCTACAACAAGACTGGAGAGGCAAGTGAAGCAGCAATGAAGTACATTATCTTAGGTGGGATTGGTTCAAGCTTCTTCTTAGTTGGTGTGGCATTGCTCTATGGAAGCCTTGGAACACTCAACTTGGCCCAAATTGCTATGCTCGCCTCAAAGATGAATCCAACAGTGGCTCAAGCAGCATTAGCATTACTCGTCTTTGGCTTAGCGGTAGAAGCTGAGCTTTTCCCACTTAACGCTTGGGCACCAGATGCATATCAGGCATCGCCTCATTCAGTAACAGTGATGTTCTCAGCCTTTGTCGTTAAAGCTGGCCTGTATGCAATGGTTAGAATTGTTTACCTCTTCAAAGACACTCCAGCATTCATGGGAATACTTAACTTAATTCTAATCCTTGGTACGCTTACCGTTATCATAGGTGAGCTTTCTGCATTAAGACAGACAAACGTTAAGAGAATGCTCGCCTATTCAAGTATAGCCCAGATTGGCCTTATCGCTGTCGGTTTTGGAGTTTCAACACCTCAAGCCGTTGATGCCGCTGTGTTCCACATGGTTAATCATGCAATAGTTAAAGCTCTGATGTTCCTAGCTGTTGGCTATGTTGCAGTAACATTCGGAAGCCCACACATAGAGAACTTCAAGGGATTAGGAAAGAGAATGCCACTCACTGCTTTTGCCATCACAGTTGGGGCAATAAGTGTCATAGGAATCCCACTGTTCAACATCTTCTGGAGCAAATTTAGGCTTTTACTTGCAGCCCTCCAAGTAGGAAAAACAGGGATAGTGGCATTAATCCTTGGTGCAAGCCTCGTGGAGGCAGTTTATTACTTCAGGCTGATTCACACAATATGGTTTGAAGGAGGAGGAGAGAAGATCGAGGAAAATCTAGTATTGAGCATAATAATGCTCCTACTGGTTGCCTTAATAATAATCATAGGTATTTATCCAGAAACCATCTGGAACATCATCCAGAAAGCTGCTACAGACTTGTACAATGTAGCGAACTATGTTAAAAATGTCCCACTTCTGGGGGTGAGCCCATGA
- a CDS encoding Na(+)/H(+) antiporter subunit B, giving the protein MVKRALAIVLILITGYWLANALAQVPFGADKMLVGKYYLENVKDQTGAVNAVTAVVVNYRGLDTLGEVTVLFIAATGVAALLWRKKRERTAKSEGSVVLQTGSRLLLPFIMLFGAYIFIHGHLTPGGGFPGGATIATAFLMLYLAFREYEIPHKVFEPLEGLAGMSYVIVGLIGLAIGGYFLFDWIWQTWQLGHDNIGKLFSAGFIPIIYTLIGLKVGTELTGIVDNMVKEPKEGGQ; this is encoded by the coding sequence ATGGTGAAGAGGGCACTTGCAATCGTCCTTATATTAATTACAGGATACTGGCTTGCAAATGCACTGGCTCAAGTTCCATTTGGTGCTGATAAAATGCTTGTAGGGAAGTACTATCTTGAGAATGTAAAAGACCAAACTGGTGCTGTAAATGCTGTTACTGCAGTTGTTGTCAACTACAGAGGTCTCGATACACTCGGTGAAGTCACTGTTCTGTTTATAGCAGCAACTGGTGTTGCTGCACTCCTTTGGAGAAAGAAGAGAGAAAGAACGGCAAAGAGCGAAGGTAGCGTTGTTCTCCAGACTGGTTCAAGGTTATTGTTGCCATTCATAATGCTCTTTGGTGCCTACATATTCATCCATGGCCACTTAACACCGGGAGGAGGCTTCCCGGGCGGAGCAACGATTGCCACTGCATTCCTGATGCTCTACTTGGCATTCAGAGAGTATGAAATTCCGCACAAGGTCTTCGAGCCTCTCGAAGGCTTAGCGGGAATGAGCTATGTAATCGTTGGCCTTATTGGACTTGCAATAGGCGGCTACTTCCTCTTTGACTGGATATGGCAAACATGGCAACTTGGCCATGACAACATAGGGAAGCTTTTCAGTGCTGGATTCATACCAATAATCTACACGCTAATAGGTCTCAAGGTTGGAACTGAGCTTACTGGAATCGTTGACAACATGGTTAAGGAGCCCAAGGAGGGAGGGCAATGA
- a CDS encoding DUF4040 domain-containing protein, translating to MNCVQCIEYLIVILMIISAIFAVEWRDLLAAVVGMAAVSLFASIAFFLLQAPDVAMVEAAIGAAMSAAVFIFAIKRTERYESEEEGTGWWVRW from the coding sequence ATTAACTGTGTCCAATGTATTGAGTACCTGATTGTTATCCTCATGATAATCTCAGCAATCTTCGCAGTAGAGTGGAGGGATTTATTGGCAGCAGTAGTTGGAATGGCAGCAGTGAGCTTATTTGCTTCAATCGCTTTCTTCCTGCTCCAAGCTCCAGATGTTGCCATGGTTGAGGCAGCTATTGGCGCAGCAATGAGTGCTGCTGTGTTTATCTTCGCAATAAAGAGGACTGAGAGATATGAGAGCGAGGAGGAAGGAACAGGGTGGTGGGTCAGATGGTGA
- a CDS encoding NADH-quinone oxidoreductase subunit K: MISVYYFGAISLILIGLYAILTKRNLLKILVGLSIMETGVNLLLISVGYVSGRTAPILTEGATPQTAVDPIPQALVLTAIVIGVATTALALTVAINLYEKYKTLDIEKIRGLRG, translated from the coding sequence ATGATTAGTGTCTATTACTTTGGAGCAATCTCGCTCATCTTGATTGGGCTTTATGCAATCCTCACAAAGAGAAATCTGCTCAAAATCCTCGTAGGACTCAGCATAATGGAGACTGGCGTGAACTTGCTCCTAATAAGCGTTGGATATGTAAGTGGCAGAACTGCGCCTATTTTGACAGAAGGTGCAACACCTCAAACTGCAGTTGATCCAATACCACAGGCTCTTGTTCTTACGGCAATTGTTATTGGTGTAGCAACAACTGCTTTGGCATTAACTGTTGCGATAAACCTCTACGAGAAGTACAAGACTTTGGATATCGAAAAGATTAGGGGGTTGAGAGGATGA
- a CDS encoding ACT domain-containing protein, with translation MWGKIEHYFDEYPVRKQIAKTLLKYGLKVSDDMKIKCGNIEVPYTKIAKALDVDRRVVKETVAMILKIPELREIYTNLEPTVHMKFVGRHVGYGVIEIEPEPRAIGILAKIAGKIAERGINIVQVVAEDPELYPEATLTIITERPIPGDLINELSKLEGVKRISIY, from the coding sequence ATGTGGGGAAAGATTGAGCATTATTTTGATGAATATCCTGTTAGAAAGCAAATAGCAAAGACGCTCCTGAAGTATGGACTTAAAGTTTCAGATGACATGAAGATAAAGTGTGGAAACATTGAAGTCCCATATACAAAGATAGCAAAGGCACTGGACGTTGACAGAAGGGTTGTTAAAGAGACAGTGGCGATGATTCTTAAAATACCAGAGCTTAGAGAAATCTACACTAACTTGGAACCAACAGTTCACATGAAATTCGTTGGTAGACATGTTGGTTATGGGGTTATTGAAATTGAGCCAGAGCCGAGAGCTATTGGAATCCTAGCCAAGATTGCTGGAAAGATTGCAGAGAGAGGGATAAACATTGTTCAAGTAGTAGCTGAAGATCCGGAGCTTTATCCAGAGGCTACCCTAACTATAATTACGGAGAGACCAATTCCTGGCGATTTGATTAATGAGCTTTCAAAACTCGAAGGCGTCAAGAGAATCTCAATTTATTAG
- the mnhG gene encoding monovalent cation/H(+) antiporter subunit G: MISEIIGEFLVLFGTIFYFLSSLGLIRMPDVYNRMQTATKSATLGSLGVIIGVGIWAIGHVGSYAWLPKTFVIAVFLLLTNPISAHALIRAAYKSGIPLWEGSIVDKYREYLEKEEGKEEVSDETKEGEQ; encoded by the coding sequence ATGATTTCAGAAATTATTGGAGAGTTTTTGGTCCTCTTTGGAACAATATTCTACTTCCTATCATCTCTCGGTCTCATCAGAATGCCCGATGTTTACAACAGAATGCAGACTGCAACTAAGAGCGCTACACTTGGTTCATTGGGTGTCATCATAGGAGTTGGCATTTGGGCAATTGGACATGTTGGTTCCTATGCGTGGCTTCCAAAGACTTTCGTGATTGCAGTGTTCTTGCTGTTAACTAACCCAATAAGCGCCCATGCATTAATTAGAGCAGCATATAAGAGCGGAATTCCTCTGTGGGAAGGCAGCATTGTTGACAAGTATAGGGAGTATTTGGAAAAAGAAGAGGGCAAAGAGGAAGTTTCTGATGAGACAAAGGAGGGAGAACAATGA
- the wecB gene encoding non-hydrolyzing UDP-N-acetylglucosamine 2-epimerase, translated as MKPAFVFGTRPEIIKLAPVIRAFEKRGVKPLLIHTGQHYDYEMSRIFLEELELDSIDYHLEVGSGTQAEQTGIAMIKIEKVLMKEKPDVTLVQGDTNTVLAGALASVKLKIPIAHVEAGLRSFDRTMPEEINRILADHASEVLFAPTEEAKKNLENEGIREGVYVVGNTIVDAVLQNSEIAERKSRILEKLGLKPKEYILITAHRAENTDSKKNLEKLVEILEALPIKAIYPIHPRTRNRLKAFGLWERVKKIENLIVTQPLGYLDFLKLQKNAKIVMTDSGGVQEESIILNVPCLTLRYNTERPETVKAGGNILVGLEKDRALHYVNKLLNDKDFYKKMASAENPFGDGKAGERIVKILLELYEKGELRVKSSRFI; from the coding sequence TTGAAGCCAGCCTTTGTCTTTGGAACACGACCTGAGATTATAAAGCTTGCTCCGGTTATTAGAGCATTTGAAAAAAGAGGGGTTAAACCTCTCTTAATTCATACTGGACAGCATTATGACTACGAGATGAGCCGCATTTTCTTAGAGGAACTTGAGCTTGACAGCATTGACTATCACCTTGAAGTTGGCTCTGGAACTCAAGCGGAACAAACCGGAATCGCTATGATTAAGATTGAGAAGGTTTTGATGAAAGAGAAGCCCGACGTTACGCTTGTTCAGGGAGATACGAATACCGTTTTGGCTGGAGCTTTGGCTAGTGTTAAGCTCAAAATCCCCATTGCTCATGTTGAGGCTGGACTAAGGAGCTTTGACAGAACAATGCCCGAAGAAATAAACAGAATTTTAGCAGACCATGCAAGTGAAGTTCTCTTCGCCCCAACAGAAGAGGCTAAGAAAAATTTGGAGAATGAAGGGATTAGAGAAGGTGTCTATGTTGTTGGAAATACTATAGTTGATGCAGTTTTGCAAAACTCAGAGATAGCTGAGCGGAAAAGCAGAATTCTTGAAAAACTTGGGCTGAAGCCTAAAGAATATATCCTTATAACAGCTCACAGAGCAGAAAACACCGACAGTAAAAAAAATCTTGAAAAATTAGTTGAGATTCTTGAAGCCCTCCCAATAAAGGCTATCTATCCAATACATCCGAGAACGAGAAACAGACTTAAAGCGTTTGGGCTGTGGGAGAGAGTTAAGAAAATTGAAAACCTCATTGTCACACAGCCCCTGGGATACCTTGACTTTTTAAAGTTGCAGAAGAATGCCAAGATTGTAATGACTGATTCTGGCGGAGTGCAGGAGGAAAGCATAATTCTCAATGTTCCATGCTTAACTTTGCGCTACAATACTGAGAGGCCAGAGACAGTTAAAGCTGGTGGCAATATTTTAGTCGGACTTGAGAAAGATAGAGCACTGCATTATGTTAACAAGCTTTTGAATGATAAGGACTTCTACAAAAAAATGGCATCTGCAGAGAATCCCTTTGGAGATGGAAAAGCAGGAGAAAGAATTGTGAAGATTTTACTTGAACTTTATGAAAAAGGAGAACTGAGAGTTAAGAGCTCGAGGTTTATTTAG
- a CDS encoding UDP-N-acetyl-D-mannosamine dehydrogenase: MREKIENRQAEIAVIGLGYIGLPTAIMFANSGFNVTGYEIRREVVEKLNSGNAHIVEPEINELLLKALKNGKLRATSNPEDIKNKDIYIICVQTPLKEDKTPNLEYLESAVKTVAKSMKKGSLVIIESTVPPLTTVRMAELIESLTGFKAGKDFYMVHAPERVMPGRIFKELVYNSRILGGITKESADLAEILYRAFVKGQIFKTDSTTSEMVKLMENTFRDVNIALANEFAFLAHQYKINIFEAIELANTHPRVKIHIPGIGVGGHCLPKDPYLLLSSAKEDFGLIKKAREINESMPLMAKDLLFEAFKMINLPPEEAVVTVLGLAYKGNSDDTRNSPAYVFIEVIQDDVKEVRSYDPYVNGTHKTLEEAVKDSDAIVIATDHSQFTGLNWEELGKLMRNKIIVDGRHIIDKPPKGFIFRGIGRGEY; encoded by the coding sequence ATGAGGGAGAAGATAGAAAACAGACAGGCAGAGATTGCTGTAATTGGGTTGGGATACATTGGCCTTCCAACTGCTATAATGTTTGCTAACTCTGGATTTAATGTAACTGGATATGAAATCAGGAGAGAAGTTGTAGAAAAACTTAACTCTGGGAACGCTCATATAGTTGAGCCGGAAATAAATGAGCTACTCCTAAAAGCTCTGAAAAATGGCAAACTTAGAGCCACGTCAAACCCGGAGGATATTAAGAATAAGGACATCTACATAATTTGTGTCCAAACTCCGCTCAAAGAGGATAAGACACCTAACTTAGAGTATCTCGAAAGTGCAGTAAAAACTGTAGCAAAATCCATGAAAAAAGGTTCCTTGGTGATAATTGAGAGCACTGTTCCTCCCTTGACCACTGTAAGAATGGCAGAATTAATTGAGAGCCTCACTGGATTTAAAGCCGGCAAAGATTTTTACATGGTTCACGCTCCAGAAAGAGTAATGCCGGGAAGAATTTTCAAGGAGCTTGTTTATAATTCAAGAATTCTTGGTGGAATAACCAAAGAGAGCGCTGACTTGGCTGAAATTTTGTATAGAGCCTTTGTTAAAGGACAGATTTTCAAAACAGATTCTACCACAAGTGAGATGGTAAAGCTCATGGAGAACACGTTCAGAGATGTCAACATTGCATTAGCAAATGAATTCGCCTTTTTAGCTCACCAGTATAAGATCAACATCTTTGAGGCAATTGAGCTGGCAAACACACATCCAAGGGTTAAAATCCACATTCCCGGAATAGGAGTTGGAGGCCACTGTTTACCAAAAGATCCCTATTTGTTGCTCAGTTCGGCAAAAGAAGACTTTGGGTTAATTAAGAAAGCGAGAGAAATCAATGAGAGCATGCCTTTGATGGCAAAGGACTTGCTATTTGAGGCATTCAAGATGATAAACCTGCCTCCAGAGGAAGCTGTTGTGACAGTTCTTGGCTTGGCATACAAAGGAAACTCTGATGACACACGGAATTCGCCAGCCTATGTGTTTATTGAGGTCATCCAAGATGACGTTAAAGAGGTTCGTTCTTATGACCCATATGTTAATGGGACGCATAAAACCCTTGAGGAAGCAGTAAAAGATTCTGATGCAATTGTAATTGCAACTGATCATTCACAGTTTACGGGACTCAACTGGGAAGAACTGGGAAAACTGATGAGAAATAAAATTATAGTAGATGGCAGGCATATAATAGACAAACCTCCTAAGGGTTTCATATTTAGGGGCATTGGGAGGGGCGAGTATTGA